One stretch of Saccharopolyspora erythraea DNA includes these proteins:
- a CDS encoding SGNH/GDSL hydrolase family protein, whose protein sequence is MSGDDRGSAVPGYRRFVALGDSQTEGLNDGDDVKGYRGWADRLAEELAVADSRLRYANLAVRGRLAREVRAEQLSAALALSPDLATVMAGVNDLIRPRCDVAAVSGHIEHVLSALAATGATVVTFTYPDPGRRMPVGRLLTARTRDLNDRVRAAANRHGALVVDLSAHAVTSDPRLWSADRLHLNAFGHARLAAAVSRALDLPGSGTAWSEPLPARRPVPALRRAGAELRWMVGFVGPWMLRRVLGRSSGEGRRAKRPVLAPVATTA, encoded by the coding sequence ATGTCCGGCGATGACCGCGGCTCGGCCGTGCCCGGCTACCGCCGGTTCGTGGCGCTGGGCGACAGCCAGACCGAAGGTCTCAACGACGGCGATGACGTGAAGGGATACCGCGGCTGGGCGGACCGGCTGGCTGAAGAGCTCGCGGTCGCCGACTCCCGGCTGCGGTACGCGAACCTGGCAGTGCGCGGCAGGCTCGCCCGCGAGGTGCGCGCCGAGCAGTTGTCCGCGGCGCTCGCGCTCTCGCCCGACCTGGCCACCGTCATGGCCGGGGTGAACGATCTGATCCGCCCCCGCTGCGACGTCGCGGCCGTGAGCGGGCACATCGAGCACGTGCTGAGCGCGCTCGCGGCGACTGGCGCCACGGTCGTCACGTTCACCTATCCCGACCCCGGGCGGCGCATGCCGGTCGGGCGACTGCTCACCGCGCGGACCCGCGATCTCAACGACCGCGTCCGGGCCGCGGCGAACCGGCACGGGGCCCTGGTCGTGGACCTGTCCGCCCACGCCGTCACGTCCGATCCGCGGTTGTGGAGCGCAGACCGGCTGCACCTCAACGCCTTCGGCCACGCACGGCTGGCCGCGGCCGTCTCCCGTGCCCTGGACCTGCCGGGCAGCGGAACCGCGTGGAGCGAGCCGCTCCCGGCGCGGCGGCCGGTGCCCGCGTTGCGCCGAGCCGGGGCGGAGCTGCGGTGGATGGTGGGTTTCGTCGGACCCTGGATGCTCCGCCGGGTGCTCGGCCGCTCCTCCGGGGAGGGTCGCCGGGCGAAGCGGCCCGTCCTCGCTCCTGTCGCGACGACGGCCTGA
- a CDS encoding PadR family transcriptional regulator, with amino-acid sequence MALRHAVLAALLDGECSGYQLAKAFDVGMANFWHALPQQLYSELAKLEREGLVSGREVVQETRPNKRMFTLTPAGLTELRRFAAAPSKPSFVRDDLMVKVVAADSVGAAELIGQLEERAAIAAAKIELFDKLLGKMRGDLGEADFLARGAQVGPYLTCMRGREFERGNRDWCNRVASVLRAREGADVRR; translated from the coding sequence ATGGCCTTGCGGCATGCGGTGCTGGCGGCCCTGCTGGACGGTGAGTGCAGCGGTTACCAGCTGGCCAAGGCTTTCGACGTCGGCATGGCCAACTTCTGGCATGCGCTGCCGCAGCAGCTGTACTCGGAGCTGGCGAAGCTGGAGCGGGAGGGTCTGGTCTCCGGCCGCGAGGTGGTGCAGGAAACGCGGCCGAACAAGCGGATGTTCACGCTGACCCCGGCGGGGCTCACCGAGCTGCGCCGGTTCGCGGCCGCGCCGTCCAAGCCCTCGTTCGTCCGCGACGACCTCATGGTCAAGGTCGTGGCCGCCGACTCGGTCGGCGCGGCCGAGCTGATCGGGCAGCTCGAGGAACGCGCGGCGATCGCCGCCGCGAAGATCGAGCTGTTCGACAAGCTGCTCGGCAAGATGCGCGGTGACCTCGGCGAAGCCGACTTCCTGGCGCGCGGTGCCCAGGTCGGCCCCTACCTGACGTGCATGCGGGGCCGGGAGTTCGAGCGCGGGAACCGGGATTGGTGCAACCGGGTTGCTTCGGTGCTGCGGGCCAGGGAGGGCGCCGATGTCCGGCGATGA
- a CDS encoding nuclear transport factor 2 family protein: METIDRFRAAVERRDADALEPLFAPEPRFFSPIKFAPFEGRAMVLGVFGVLLRRVFDDFRYAGELHGTAETAAGAAADSHLLIFRAVVGGRQIHGIDLIQLDDDGLIAEFTVMVRPLSAVTAIGEAVHAGLVAEGLLPSGT, encoded by the coding sequence ATGGAGACCATCGACCGCTTCCGCGCCGCCGTCGAACGGCGCGACGCCGACGCGCTGGAGCCGCTGTTCGCGCCCGAGCCGCGGTTCTTCAGCCCGATCAAGTTCGCCCCGTTCGAGGGCAGGGCCATGGTTCTCGGCGTCTTCGGAGTTCTCCTGCGGCGCGTCTTCGACGACTTCCGGTACGCCGGCGAGCTGCACGGCACGGCGGAGACCGCGGCGGGCGCGGCGGCCGACTCGCACCTGCTGATCTTCCGGGCCGTGGTCGGCGGCAGGCAGATCCACGGCATCGACCTGATCCAGCTCGACGACGACGGACTGATCGCGGAGTTCACGGTCATGGTCCGGCCGCTGAGCGCCGTGACCGCGATCGGCGAGGCGGTGCACGCCGGTCTCGTCGCCGAGGGACTGCTGCCGAGCGGAACGTGA
- a CDS encoding Fur family transcriptional regulator encodes MLREAELRVTRPRVAVLSAVHDHPHADTETIIGAVRGALPKVSHQAVYDVLRALTSVGLLRRIQPMGSVARYEARVGDNHHHIVCRSCETIYDVDCAVGTPPCLTASDAHGFSIDEAEVIYWGLCPDCVPDSDPDQPEPERNSGD; translated from the coding sequence ATGTTGCGCGAGGCGGAGCTGCGTGTGACGCGCCCTCGGGTGGCGGTGCTGTCCGCGGTGCACGATCATCCGCACGCCGACACGGAGACCATCATCGGTGCCGTGCGCGGAGCACTCCCCAAGGTGTCGCACCAGGCCGTCTACGACGTGCTGCGCGCACTGACCTCGGTGGGGCTGCTGCGTCGCATCCAGCCGATGGGCTCCGTGGCTCGCTACGAGGCACGGGTCGGGGACAACCACCACCACATCGTGTGCCGGTCGTGCGAAACCATCTACGACGTCGACTGCGCCGTGGGTACACCCCCCTGCCTGACCGCGTCCGATGCCCACGGCTTCTCGATCGACGAGGCCGAGGTCATCTACTGGGGACTGTGCCCCGACTGCGTTCCCGACTCGGATCCCGACCAACCTGAGCCCGAAAGGAATTCCGGTGACTGA
- the katG gene encoding catalase/peroxidase HPI, with protein sequence MTDSPDATTGGCPVAHGDRLPHPTQGGANNYWWPNRLNLKLLAKNPAVADPMGEEFDYAAEFKTLDLSAVKADIQEVLTTSQDWWPADFGHYGPLMIRMAWHSAGTYRVSDGRGGAGTGQQRFAPLNSWPDNVSLDKARRLLWPVKQKYGRKLSWADLMILAGNVALESMGFETFGFAGGRVDAWEPEDDVYWGAETTWLGSDQRISGGEQRNLEKPLGATHMGLIYVNPEGPEGKPDPVAAARDIRETFGRMAMNDEETVALIAGGHTFGKTHGAAPDSNLGPDSEAAPLEAQGLGWQSSHGTGKGADAITSGLEVTWTSTPTQWGSGFFENLFGYEYELYQGPGGGWQWRPKDGAGEGTVPDAHDPSKKIAPNMLTTDLSLKVDPIYEPISRRFWENPQEFADAFARAWFKLTHRDMGPADRYLGSEVPSEELIWQDPIPKPDHELVGAAEIAELKGKIAESGLTVRQLVSTAWAAASTFRGSDKRGGANGGRIRLEPQRSWEVNEPDQLATVISTLEGIQESFNAASGAKKVSFADLVVLAGGVGVEQAAKAAGFDVEVPFTPGRGDATAEQTDVESFSHLEPSSDGFRNYLGKGHPLPAEYQLVDKANLLTLSAPEMTVLVGGLRVLGANFQQSEQGVFTEKPGTLTNDFFVNLLQMGNTWKATDESSEAFEATDASGQVKWTGTRFDLVFGSNSELRAVAEVYASDDAEEKFVRDFVAAWDKVMNLDRFDLA encoded by the coding sequence GTGACTGACAGCCCTGACGCCACCACCGGCGGCTGCCCGGTCGCGCACGGCGACCGGCTCCCGCACCCGACCCAGGGTGGCGCCAACAACTACTGGTGGCCGAACCGGCTCAACCTGAAGCTGCTGGCCAAGAACCCCGCCGTGGCCGACCCGATGGGCGAGGAGTTCGACTACGCCGCGGAGTTCAAGACCCTGGACCTGTCCGCCGTCAAGGCTGACATCCAGGAGGTCCTGACCACCTCCCAGGACTGGTGGCCCGCCGACTTCGGGCACTACGGCCCGCTGATGATCCGCATGGCCTGGCACAGCGCGGGCACCTACCGCGTCAGCGACGGCCGCGGCGGCGCAGGCACCGGCCAGCAGCGGTTCGCGCCGCTGAACAGCTGGCCGGACAACGTCAGCCTGGACAAGGCCCGCCGTCTGCTGTGGCCGGTCAAGCAGAAGTACGGCCGCAAGCTCTCCTGGGCCGACCTGATGATCCTGGCCGGCAACGTGGCCCTGGAGTCGATGGGCTTCGAGACCTTCGGCTTCGCCGGTGGCCGCGTGGACGCCTGGGAGCCCGAGGACGACGTCTACTGGGGCGCCGAGACCACCTGGCTCGGCAGCGACCAGCGCATCTCCGGCGGCGAGCAGCGCAACCTGGAGAAGCCGCTGGGTGCGACCCACATGGGTCTCATCTACGTCAACCCGGAGGGCCCGGAGGGCAAGCCGGACCCGGTGGCCGCCGCGCGCGACATCCGCGAGACGTTCGGCCGGATGGCGATGAACGACGAGGAGACCGTCGCCCTGATCGCCGGTGGTCACACCTTCGGCAAGACCCACGGTGCCGCCCCGGACTCCAACCTCGGCCCCGACTCCGAGGCCGCTCCGCTCGAGGCGCAGGGCCTGGGCTGGCAGAGCAGCCACGGCACCGGCAAGGGCGCCGACGCCATCACCAGCGGCCTGGAGGTCACCTGGACCTCCACGCCGACCCAGTGGGGCAGCGGCTTCTTCGAGAACCTGTTCGGCTACGAGTACGAGCTGTACCAGGGCCCGGGCGGCGGCTGGCAGTGGCGGCCGAAGGACGGCGCGGGTGAGGGCACCGTCCCGGATGCCCACGACCCGTCCAAGAAGATCGCCCCGAACATGCTCACCACGGACCTCTCGCTCAAGGTCGACCCGATCTACGAGCCGATCTCGCGGCGGTTCTGGGAGAACCCGCAGGAGTTCGCCGACGCCTTCGCGCGTGCGTGGTTCAAGCTGACCCACCGCGACATGGGCCCGGCCGACCGCTACCTCGGCTCCGAGGTCCCCTCCGAGGAGCTGATCTGGCAGGACCCGATCCCCAAGCCCGACCACGAGCTGGTCGGCGCCGCCGAGATCGCGGAGCTGAAGGGCAAGATCGCCGAGTCCGGCCTGACCGTGCGGCAACTGGTCTCCACCGCGTGGGCCGCGGCCTCGACGTTCCGGGGCAGCGACAAGCGCGGCGGCGCCAACGGCGGCCGCATCCGCCTCGAGCCGCAGCGCAGCTGGGAGGTCAACGAGCCGGACCAGCTCGCGACCGTGATCAGCACGCTGGAGGGCATCCAGGAGTCCTTCAACGCCGCGTCCGGCGCCAAGAAGGTCTCGTTCGCCGACCTGGTCGTGCTCGCCGGCGGCGTCGGTGTCGAGCAGGCCGCCAAGGCGGCCGGGTTCGACGTCGAGGTCCCGTTCACCCCGGGTCGCGGCGACGCCACCGCGGAGCAGACCGACGTCGAGTCCTTCTCGCACCTCGAGCCGTCCTCCGACGGGTTCCGTAACTACCTCGGCAAGGGGCACCCGCTGCCCGCCGAGTACCAGCTCGTCGACAAGGCGAACCTGCTCACCCTGAGCGCGCCGGAGATGACGGTCCTGGTCGGTGGCCTGCGCGTGCTGGGTGCGAACTTCCAGCAGTCGGAGCAGGGCGTGTTCACCGAGAAGCCCGGCACGCTCACCAACGACTTCTTCGTGAACCTGCTCCAGATGGGCAACACGTGGAAGGCGACCGACGAGAGCTCGGAGGCCTTCGAGGCCACCGACGCCTCCGGCCAGGTGAAGTGGACCGGCACCCGGTTCGACCTGGTCTTCGGCTCGAACTCCGAGCTGCGGGCCGTGGCCGAGGTCTACGCGTCCGACGACGCCGAGGAGAAGTTCGTGCGCGACTTCGTGGCGGCGTGGGACAAGGTGATGAACCTCGACCGGTTCGACCTCGCCTGA
- a CDS encoding short chain dehydrogenase, protein MRLLLIGAAGKLGTAVHEALTARGHEVLTAGRSSGDLRYDIADPAQISALYDRAGTVDAVAGAAGDVPYKPVAEMLPENYEAAFRGKVLSQIELVRQGVSRIAERGSFTLITGVLCRDPIPTSSAAAMANGAVEAFVRAAAIEIAPQRINAISPTVFTESLPKYGDFFPGVPPVDLSQVAQAYVRSVEGAHTGRIYELS, encoded by the coding sequence ATGAGGCTTCTGCTGATCGGTGCCGCCGGGAAGCTCGGCACCGCGGTCCACGAGGCGCTGACCGCTCGCGGCCACGAGGTGCTCACGGCAGGGCGTTCGAGCGGGGACCTGCGCTACGACATCGCCGACCCGGCGCAGATCTCCGCGCTGTACGACCGGGCCGGGACCGTGGACGCGGTGGCCGGCGCGGCGGGCGACGTGCCGTACAAGCCCGTCGCGGAGATGCTTCCGGAGAACTACGAGGCCGCGTTCCGCGGAAAGGTGCTCAGCCAGATCGAACTGGTCCGCCAGGGCGTCTCGCGCATCGCCGAGCGGGGTTCGTTCACCTTGATCACCGGCGTGCTGTGCCGCGACCCCATCCCGACGAGCAGCGCCGCGGCGATGGCCAACGGCGCGGTGGAGGCGTTCGTGCGCGCCGCGGCGATCGAGATCGCCCCGCAGCGCATCAACGCGATCAGCCCGACCGTGTTCACCGAGAGCCTCCCGAAGTACGGCGACTTCTTCCCCGGGGTCCCTCCGGTCGACCTCTCCCAGGTCGCGCAGGCCTACGTCCGTTCCGTCGAAGGCGCCCACACCGGCCGGATCTACGAGCTCAGCTAG